One window from the genome of Salvia miltiorrhiza cultivar Shanhuang (shh) chromosome 7, IMPLAD_Smil_shh, whole genome shotgun sequence encodes:
- the LOC130995652 gene encoding protein LAZY 1-like yields MKILGWMHRKFRQNSSETPKEFSFGFTGQPSLDDLQSYPKGGYGSKPFIKAHRDIYRRNSFTSLEAARGEEEDLEEEQATALTELFHGFLHIGTLGTEPVNTDPATPTFSISVDDIAEKETKVTENELKLINDELEKVLAAEGDSCNASSGRNSHVSAGRNSHVSAGRNSHVSAGRISHCSTITLSGKPIENAETCGSEATICPLQSYLFGSAIGLQETTPPVRKEQRTSLGELFQKTKQAEDNFGTKPDRGEKRPEKETEKSAVHVMKKMLKRKIIHASSRSTTANSGVIDPTTAETKLHKILQIFNRKVHPENSTSCSQSHNPTKNEIKNINAHLMASNSGGLRPSAEDIIIYPQQAISKENTCSYKNQSHLPQYTKSSGDVTGSELWVKTDADYLVLEL; encoded by the exons ATGAAG ATATTAGGTTGGATGCATCGCAAGTTCCGGCAGAACAGCAGCGAAACTCCAAAAGAATTTTCCTTTG GTTTTACTGGGCAACCATCCTTGGACGACCTTCAGTCCTACCCAAAAGGAGGTTATGGCAGTAAGCCCTTCATCAAAGCCCATAGAGACATCTATCGGAGAAACTCATTTACCAGTCTAGAAGCTGCAAGAGGGGAAGAGGAGGACCTTGAAGAAGAACAGGCAACTGCTCTGACAGAGCTCTTTCATGGGTTCCTTCATATTGGTACTCTAGGTACAGAACCAGTTAACACTGACCCAGCGACACCAACATTTTCCATCTCTGTGGATGACATAGCTGAAAAAGAGACCAAAGTGACAGAAAATGAACTGAAGCTAATCAATGATGAGTTGGAAAAGGTTCTGGCAGCTGAAGGTGACAGCTGCAATGCTTCatctggaagaaacagtcatgTCAGTGCTGGACGTAACAGTCATGTTAGTGCTGGACGGAACAGTCATGTTAGTGCTGGAAGGATCAGTCATTGCAGTACAATTACACTCAGCGGCAAGCCTATTGAAAATGCTGAGACATGTGGCAGTGAAGCAACCATCTGTCCTCTACAGAGCTATCTTTTTGGATCAGCCATTGGGCTGCAAGAGACAACACCACCAGTAAGGAAAGAACAAAGGACATCTCTTGGGGAGCTATTTCAGAAGACTAAGCAAGCAGAAGACAATTTTGGAACTAAACCTGACAGGGGTGAGAAGCGACCTGAAAAGGAAACTGAAAAATCTGCTGTGCATGTCATGAAAAAGATGCTGAAAAGAAAAATTATCCATGCTTCCTCAAGGAGTACTACAGCAAACTCAGGCGTAATAGATCCTACAACAGCTGAAACAAAACTGCATAAG ATCCTGCAGATTTTCAACCGGAAGGTCCATCCTGAGAACTCAACTTCTTGTTCCCAGTCTCATAACCCCACCAAAAATGAGATCAAGAACATCAATGCCCATTTGATGGCATCTAATAGTGGAGGCCTACGACCCTCTGCTGAAGATATCATAATTTATCCACAACAAGCCATCTCAAAAGAAAACACATGCAGCTACAAGAACCAATCCCACTTACCCCAGTACACAAAAAGCAGTGGCGACGTTACTGGGAGCGAGCTCTGGGTCAAAACTGATGCAGACT ACTTGGTGTTGGAGCTCTGA